Proteins encoded within one genomic window of Glandiceps talaboti chromosome 3, keGlaTala1.1, whole genome shotgun sequence:
- the LOC144432568 gene encoding uncharacterized protein LOC144432568, translated as MEVDKVAQPELAKHDSSILDLAFAMDCTGSMGSYIRTAQQSIRSIVEEIVSREKSDIHLALVEYRDHPPQDSTFVTRVHDFTQSVSTMKTWLDGASAQGGGDTPEAVADALHQVLKLSWRDEATKICVFIADAPPHGLRDQGDGFPNGCPDGIDPIQVGNQLAEKGVTMYMVGCEPSITPYRDFFMAIAHMTGGQYVPLRNAKLLSQVIIGGAQEEISLQRLMEEVNEEVLQEFQSAGDVDEEVMTSAVMSRLAAKGVKSKQLKMNKAELAVASDTAMRFSSHKTMAAVKMDYMSCEPPRAAVSDFALLSSPSRSCPPPRKLASAKKSKSRKSKKGGFLAMFSRSSEPEEEEEEEEEEEVYQARCGGLDAMGGAPGASLDEMASPVDDMYEVEEEQDVTYLQAQRMVKKSIATNKLSKK; from the exons ATGGAGGTTGACAAGGTAGCACAGCCGGAATTGGCTAAACACGATTCTTCTATCTTGGACCTAGCCTTTGCTATGGACTGTACTGGTAGTATGGGCAGTTACATACGAACCGCACAACAG agtattCGAAGCATTGTAGAAGAGATCGTATCACGTGAGAAATCTGACATTCACCTTGCTCTAGTTGAATATCGTGATCATCCACCTCAAGACAGTACGTTTGTTACAAGAGTACATGATTTCACACAGTCTGTTAGTACTATGAAGACATGGCTAGATGGTGCCTCAGCACAAGGAG GTGGTGATACACCAGAGGCTGTAGCCGATGCCTTACATCAAGTTCTTAAGTTAAGTTGGAGAGATGAAGCTACAAAAATATGTGTCTTTATTGCTGATGCCCCACCACATGGACTTCGTGACCAAGGAGACGGCTTTCCTAATG GTTGCCCTGACGGCATCGACCCGATACAAGTTGGCAACCAGCTGGCAGAGAAAGGAGTAACTATGTACATGGTTGGTTGTGAACCAAGTATTACTCCATACAGAGACTTCTTTATGGCTATAGCTCACATGACAGGTGGTCAGTATGTACCTCTTAGAAATGCCAAATTACTGTCACAAGTTATCATTGGAGGAGCCCAGGAGGAAATATCATTACAACGACTGATGGAAGAAGTCAACGAGGAAGTTTTACAAGAATTTCAATCAGCAGGAGATGTAGATGAAGAAGTTATGACCTCAGCTGTCATGTCAAGACTAGCCGCGAAAG GTGTCAAATCAAAGCAGTTGAAGATGAATAAGGCAGAGTTAGCTGTTGCATCAGACACTGCCATGAGATTTTCCTCACACAAAACTATGGCTGCAGTTAAAATGGATTACATGAGCTGTGAACCTCCAAGAGCTGCCGTTAGTGATTTTGCTTTGCT ATCATCACCATCACGTTCCTGTCCACCACCACGAAAACTCGCAAGTGCAAAGAAATCCAAATCAAGAAAATCTAAAAAGGGAGGCTTCCTAGCGATGTTTAGTAGGAGTAGTGAaccagaagaagaagaagaagaagaagaagaagaagaagtatACCAGGCAAGGTGTGGTGGTTTGGATGCCATGGGTGGTGCACCAGGTGCAAGTTTGGATGAGATGGCATCACCTGTGGATGACATGTATGAAGTTGAAGAAGAACAAGATGTTACCTATTTACAAGCACAGAGAATGGTGAAAAAATCCATTGCCACAAATAAGTTATCTAAAAAGTAG